From a single Nitrospira sp. genomic region:
- a CDS encoding 2-C-methyl-D-erythritol 2,4-cyclodiphosphate synthase: MRIGYGYDVHPLGPDRKLILGGIEIPHTKGLLGHSDSDVLVHAICDALLGAMGEGDLGRHYPSSDPKYKGISSLKLLEDVMSKLTAKGYQVGNIDTVIVAQAPRLGPHLLAMQKKIAEVAKIDPDLVNVKVKSGEGLDAVGHEEGMIAHAVCLIESI; this comes from the coding sequence ATGCGTATCGGTTATGGCTACGACGTTCATCCGCTCGGCCCAGATCGTAAACTGATATTGGGTGGCATTGAAATCCCGCACACTAAAGGGCTATTGGGCCATTCTGATTCCGATGTGCTGGTTCATGCGATCTGCGATGCGCTCTTGGGTGCCATGGGAGAAGGCGATCTTGGTCGGCACTATCCCAGTTCAGATCCCAAGTACAAAGGGATCTCCAGTTTGAAACTGTTGGAAGACGTCATGTCGAAGCTCACGGCCAAGGGCTATCAGGTGGGAAACATCGACACGGTCATCGTGGCTCAGGCGCCTCGCCTCGGACCGCATCTTCTGGCGATGCAAAAGAAAATTGCGGAGGTGGCAAAGATTGATCCCGATTTGGTCAATGTGAAAGTAAAAAGCGGAGAAGGATTGGATGCGGTCGGGCATGAAGAGGGAATGATCGCGCACGCCGTTTGTTTGATCGAATCGATCTGA
- the ispD gene encoding 2-C-methyl-D-erythritol 4-phosphate cytidylyltransferase, with translation MSNRTVALVPAAGRGLRMGGAVPKQFLALGGEPLVVHSLRILQSSPVIDQIILAVPQADLDYCLNDLAVRFGFSKITRVVEGGKERQDSVRHALEHVPVETEIVVVHDAVRPLLTQHMVTEVVEAARRVGGAIVALPMRDTVKQVGLEHRIERTVDRRPLWLAQTPQAFRREPLLNAHRKAHAEGVHATDDAFLFEWAGYPVVVVEGSGENIKVTRPEDMVIGEAILAARSKQQIG, from the coding sequence GTGAGTAATCGTACTGTGGCCCTCGTTCCTGCCGCCGGGCGTGGGCTCCGCATGGGCGGTGCCGTCCCCAAGCAGTTTCTAGCCTTGGGCGGTGAACCGCTGGTCGTGCACTCGCTTCGCATTCTGCAAAGCTCCCCGGTCATCGATCAGATCATACTGGCTGTTCCGCAGGCCGATCTTGACTATTGCCTCAACGATCTTGCTGTCCGATTCGGATTTTCTAAAATTACGAGGGTGGTCGAAGGTGGAAAAGAACGCCAGGATTCCGTCCGACACGCACTCGAACATGTGCCGGTGGAAACGGAAATCGTAGTTGTGCATGACGCGGTGAGGCCGTTACTGACCCAGCACATGGTGACCGAGGTGGTTGAGGCTGCCCGTCGTGTGGGAGGGGCGATTGTCGCCTTGCCGATGCGTGATACGGTCAAACAGGTCGGGCTTGAACATCGTATCGAACGGACGGTTGATCGGAGGCCGCTCTGGCTGGCTCAAACACCGCAGGCATTCAGGCGAGAGCCATTGCTGAATGCCCATCGTAAAGCCCATGCGGAGGGCGTGCATGCGACCGATGATGCGTTCTTGTTCGAGTGGGCTGGTTATCCGGTCGTCGTGGTTGAGGGGAGCGGAGAAAATATCAAAGTCACGCGTCCGGAAGACATGGTCATCGGCGAAGCAATTTTGGCGGCGAGGAGCAAGCAGCAGATAGGCTGA
- a CDS encoding DegQ family serine endoprotease, translated as MKQVDVDKKPVQGIKKWMVAATLLTAGAIIGVVVASDLGWLPTGHAVPDSSSIAASPPVVRPVSTAPQPTLAGGSHTFVEIAKSVKPAVVNIYATKNGHSGGSGTTPFDDPLFRKFFGDEFFRKFDHQKERKERGLGSGVIVESNGLIITNNHVVGKADEIRVTLSDKREFKAKLIGTDPKTDVAVVKIEATGLPTVAWADSDKLEVGEFVLAVGNPFGLTQTVTLGIVSALGRAAGIAEYEDFIQTDAAINPGNSGGALVNVRGELVGINTAIFSQSGGNMGIGFAVPSNMAHSIMGQLVQTGKVVRGWLGVSIQELTPELASQFGVGDTKGVLVSDVMDDSPAKKAGFERADVILEYDGKSMDSPTHLRNAVAQTPVGKKVAIKFIRDKKTKTVDLTIVEQPKSMSQSGEDDGGESATATGVLSSLEVRELNEELANRYGLKSSERGVVIVRVKSGSTAEELGVREGDIVLEVNRQAVTSVKAFERIAEKLPNDHAVLLLLKRQGRTIYLTLRP; from the coding sequence ATGAAACAGGTGGATGTCGATAAAAAACCGGTGCAGGGCATCAAAAAATGGATGGTAGCGGCCACCTTGTTGACGGCGGGGGCTATTATTGGCGTGGTGGTGGCTTCGGATCTTGGGTGGCTTCCTACGGGACATGCGGTGCCTGATTCATCATCGATTGCGGCATCTCCTCCGGTTGTCAGGCCTGTTTCGACTGCTCCCCAGCCTACGCTCGCCGGTGGTAGTCACACATTCGTGGAAATTGCGAAGTCTGTGAAGCCTGCGGTGGTGAATATCTACGCGACCAAAAACGGGCACAGCGGAGGATCGGGCACGACACCCTTCGATGATCCCCTGTTTCGAAAGTTTTTTGGCGACGAATTTTTCAGGAAGTTCGACCACCAGAAGGAACGAAAAGAGCGCGGCCTTGGATCCGGCGTGATTGTCGAGTCGAATGGCTTGATCATCACCAACAATCATGTCGTCGGCAAAGCAGATGAAATCCGGGTCACGCTGTCGGACAAGCGTGAGTTCAAGGCGAAACTTATTGGTACTGATCCCAAAACCGACGTCGCTGTCGTGAAGATCGAGGCGACGGGACTTCCCACTGTCGCCTGGGCAGATTCCGATAAATTGGAAGTCGGGGAGTTTGTCCTGGCCGTCGGCAATCCGTTTGGGCTGACACAGACCGTCACGTTGGGGATCGTTAGTGCATTGGGGCGGGCGGCCGGCATCGCGGAGTACGAGGATTTTATCCAGACAGACGCGGCCATCAACCCTGGTAACTCCGGTGGAGCACTGGTGAATGTCCGTGGCGAATTGGTGGGGATCAATACGGCGATATTCAGTCAGAGCGGCGGTAATATGGGGATTGGGTTTGCCGTCCCGAGCAACATGGCTCACTCCATCATGGGACAGCTCGTACAGACAGGAAAAGTCGTCCGCGGCTGGCTCGGTGTCTCGATTCAAGAGCTGACGCCTGAATTGGCCTCTCAATTCGGCGTCGGGGATACAAAAGGCGTGTTAGTCAGTGATGTCATGGATGATAGTCCCGCAAAAAAGGCTGGGTTCGAACGGGCCGATGTCATCCTTGAGTATGATGGGAAATCGATGGACTCGCCGACCCATCTCCGGAACGCCGTCGCCCAGACGCCGGTCGGGAAGAAGGTGGCGATCAAGTTTATTCGTGACAAAAAGACAAAGACCGTCGATCTCACCATCGTTGAACAGCCTAAGTCGATGTCCCAAAGCGGTGAAGACGATGGAGGCGAATCCGCCACCGCGACAGGTGTACTCTCCAGCCTTGAGGTGCGAGAGCTCAACGAAGAGCTGGCGAATCGGTATGGACTCAAATCGAGCGAACGCGGCGTGGTGATCGTCCGAGTCAAGTCCGGCAGCACGGCGGAAGAATTGGGTGTCCGTGAAGGGGACATCGTGCTTGAGGTGAATAGGCAAGCCGTGACATCAGTGAAAGCCTTTGAACGGATTGCCGAGAAACTGCCGAATGACCACGCGGTATTGCTCTTGTTAAAGCGGCAGGGGCGGACGATCTATCTCACGCTCCGCCCTTAG
- a CDS encoding class I fructose-bisphosphate aldolase, with product MGDRVQEILSWYGSDNAGTRTNIARLLRSGKLAGTGRLVILPVDQGFEHGPARSFAPNAPGYNPHYHFQLAIDAGCNAYAAPLGFLEAGAGHFAGQIPLILKLNNHDVLHDEKDPLPSVTGSVKDALRLGCSAVGFTIYPGSSHCNAMYEQLRAISEEAKESGLAVVVWSYPRGSVLSKEGETAIDVVAYAAQIAAQLGAHVIKVKLPSAHLEQAAAKKVYEAEKIPIKTLAERVKHVVQSAFDGRRIVIFSGGAKSEDTNVFDEARAIRDGGGFGSIIGRNSFQRPKPEAVKFLHTIMGIYAGEIQ from the coding sequence ATGGGAGACCGAGTACAAGAAATTTTGAGCTGGTACGGGAGTGACAACGCCGGGACAAGGACCAACATCGCGCGGTTACTGCGATCAGGAAAACTTGCAGGGACAGGCAGGTTGGTCATTCTGCCGGTCGATCAGGGGTTTGAGCATGGTCCGGCAAGGAGCTTCGCGCCGAACGCGCCAGGGTACAATCCGCACTACCATTTTCAGCTTGCCATTGACGCGGGATGCAATGCCTATGCAGCTCCTCTCGGGTTCCTGGAAGCCGGGGCGGGCCACTTTGCCGGGCAGATTCCTCTTATCTTGAAGTTGAACAATCACGATGTGTTGCATGATGAGAAGGATCCGCTCCCGTCGGTGACGGGGAGTGTCAAGGATGCACTTCGATTGGGCTGTTCTGCGGTGGGGTTCACGATCTACCCAGGTTCGTCCCATTGCAACGCCATGTACGAGCAGTTGCGTGCAATCAGTGAAGAGGCGAAGGAGAGCGGCCTCGCCGTGGTGGTGTGGTCTTATCCACGCGGATCGGTGTTAAGCAAAGAAGGAGAAACAGCGATCGATGTGGTGGCCTATGCCGCGCAAATCGCCGCGCAGCTTGGGGCGCATGTGATCAAAGTCAAGCTCCCGAGTGCCCATCTTGAACAGGCTGCGGCCAAAAAGGTCTACGAAGCCGAGAAGATTCCGATCAAGACGCTGGCTGAACGTGTCAAACACGTCGTGCAGAGTGCGTTTGATGGCCGCCGAATCGTGATTTTTTCAGGCGGTGCGAAAAGCGAAGATACAAACGTGTTCGACGAAGCGCGGGCCATCAGGGATGGAGGAGGATTCGGGAGTATCATTGGGCGGAATTCATTCCAACGTCCGAAGCCGGAAGCGGTCAAGTTCCTCCACACCATTATGGGAATTTATGCCGGCGAGATTCAGTGA
- the fbp gene encoding class 1 fructose-bisphosphatase yields MREFPLTINQFIIQSQAAYPEATGELSSLLTQIGLVGKLIAQDLRRAGLINILGTTGDTNVQGETVKKLDAIANDDFVRVFQSSGYVCALASEEMEKPVFLPGNWPHGKYMLLFDPLDGSSNTDNNMPLGAIFSVLKYDRTDRLPTEAELIRRGTEQVAAGYLLYGSSTMLVYTVGQGVYGFTLEPGIGEYLLSHERIEIPDKGKVYATNEGNFAKWSEGTKKYLDSLKVNDKATGRPYSGRYSGCLVADVHRLLLGGGIYLYPGEVDKPEGKLRLLYEANPMALIVEQAGGKASTGTSRILEVEAKALHQRVPLFIGSRHDVEQAERYIQG; encoded by the coding sequence ATGAGAGAATTCCCCCTTACGATAAACCAGTTTATTATTCAAAGTCAGGCCGCCTATCCAGAGGCAACGGGAGAGTTGTCAAGCCTTCTGACCCAAATCGGCCTGGTCGGTAAGCTTATTGCGCAGGATCTCCGGCGCGCCGGGTTGATTAACATTTTGGGAACCACCGGTGACACGAACGTCCAGGGCGAAACCGTCAAGAAGCTGGATGCGATTGCCAATGACGACTTTGTCAGGGTCTTTCAATCCAGTGGGTACGTCTGTGCCTTGGCGTCGGAGGAAATGGAAAAGCCCGTTTTCTTACCGGGGAATTGGCCGCATGGGAAGTACATGCTGCTCTTCGATCCGCTCGATGGCTCATCCAATACGGACAACAATATGCCGCTCGGGGCCATTTTTTCCGTCCTCAAGTATGACCGAACGGATCGCTTGCCGACAGAGGCGGAGCTGATACGACGGGGAACGGAACAAGTAGCCGCCGGATATCTGTTGTATGGGTCGAGCACCATGCTGGTGTATACCGTCGGGCAAGGGGTGTACGGATTTACGCTCGAGCCCGGCATCGGGGAATATCTATTGTCGCACGAACGGATCGAGATTCCTGACAAGGGTAAAGTGTATGCCACGAACGAAGGGAACTTTGCCAAGTGGTCGGAAGGCACAAAAAAATATCTTGATTCACTAAAAGTCAACGATAAGGCGACCGGTCGCCCCTATAGTGGCCGGTATTCGGGCTGCCTAGTGGCCGATGTGCACCGCCTGTTGCTCGGGGGTGGGATCTACCTCTATCCAGGGGAAGTGGATAAACCTGAAGGGAAGCTGCGGTTGCTCTACGAGGCAAATCCGATGGCGTTGATTGTGGAGCAGGCCGGTGGAAAAGCCTCAACAGGGACATCAAGAATTTTGGAGGTGGAGGCCAAGGCACTTCATCAGCGCGTGCCTTTGTTTATTGGAAGCCGACACGATGTTGAGCAGGCGGAGCGGTATATTCAGGGCTGA
- a CDS encoding DUF3108 domain-containing protein encodes MLGPHSSKSTVSCGIGTPRWSVAIVTGIVLLPLSAVPIESKPWADAQRPFQVGERLTYKVSWLNMTAVTAVMEVAPIPGSADREVAKLVGTAQSTPILTKFFPVDSRVESELDLDTLAPEHMTFRRREGKKKEDIEYTFHQKEGLVTASRGGTTESLSIPGGTQDILSCLYYTRVALAPTPGASLKMNVYHDKKNRPVEVRVEGVEIIEGAWGKAETIRVLVVMPFHGLFMNQGNIRVWVTTDERRTPLRMKAKVTLGSIVANLVDGLEKGAL; translated from the coding sequence GTGTTAGGACCTCATTCTTCCAAATCCACCGTCTCTTGCGGCATCGGGACGCCTCGTTGGTCCGTTGCGATTGTTACGGGCATCGTTCTTCTCCCGTTGTCTGCGGTTCCCATCGAATCGAAACCGTGGGCTGACGCCCAACGCCCGTTTCAGGTCGGTGAGCGACTGACCTACAAGGTGTCCTGGCTCAATATGACGGCGGTGACGGCGGTGATGGAAGTGGCACCGATTCCGGGCAGTGCTGATCGTGAGGTGGCCAAGCTGGTAGGTACGGCGCAATCGACCCCGATCCTCACCAAGTTTTTCCCGGTCGATAGCCGAGTGGAGTCGGAACTCGATCTTGATACCCTTGCCCCGGAGCATATGACGTTCCGTCGGCGCGAAGGGAAAAAGAAGGAAGATATTGAATACACCTTTCACCAAAAAGAAGGGTTGGTGACAGCTAGCAGAGGGGGTACCACCGAGTCGCTGTCTATTCCAGGTGGGACGCAGGACATTCTTTCATGTTTGTACTACACGCGCGTAGCCTTGGCACCAACGCCGGGCGCTTCTCTCAAGATGAACGTGTATCATGACAAGAAGAATCGACCGGTCGAGGTGCGTGTCGAGGGGGTTGAGATCATTGAGGGGGCCTGGGGAAAGGCGGAGACCATTCGTGTACTCGTCGTCATGCCGTTTCATGGCCTCTTTATGAATCAAGGCAATATCCGAGTATGGGTGACGACAGATGAACGAAGAACTCCGCTGCGGATGAAAGCAAAAGTGACGCTCGGCTCAATCGTTGCAAATTTGGTGGATGGCCTGGAGAAGGGGGCGCTGTAG